From a single Loigolactobacillus coryniformis subsp. coryniformis KCTC 3167 = DSM 20001 genomic region:
- the hslO gene encoding Hsp33 family molecular chaperone HslO, translated as MRDYLVKSMAYHGTVRAFAVDASGVVAEAQRRHGTWSASSAALGRTLVATLLMSTAGLQDEQKMTVKVLGNGPAGAIVADGNAHGTVKGYIQNPHVHLPLNEKKHIDVRGAVGTAGTIAVTKDLGLAQPFTGQTPIVSGELGDDFTYYMASSEQIPSAVGVSVFVNPDNTIEVAGGFLIEMMPGADDEVAADLEAKLKTIPLVSESLRQGKTPEMILQEIFGTDLEILDTLPVAFKCDCSKARFGKSIAALKPTEIQAMIDEDHGAEAVCQFCGTKYQFSAAELQTLKDNYEG; from the coding sequence ATGCGTGATTATTTAGTTAAAAGTATGGCTTACCATGGTACGGTGCGTGCTTTTGCAGTCGATGCCAGTGGCGTTGTTGCCGAAGCACAACGGCGTCATGGAACGTGGAGCGCTTCATCTGCAGCACTTGGCCGCACACTGGTGGCAACATTGTTAATGAGTACTGCCGGCCTACAAGATGAACAAAAAATGACAGTTAAAGTACTGGGCAACGGTCCGGCTGGCGCCATCGTTGCTGATGGTAACGCTCATGGTACAGTAAAAGGGTATATTCAAAATCCTCATGTACATTTACCACTGAACGAAAAAAAGCATATTGATGTCCGGGGTGCAGTTGGGACTGCTGGTACGATCGCAGTCACTAAAGATCTAGGCCTAGCCCAACCATTTACCGGACAAACCCCGATCGTTTCTGGTGAACTCGGTGATGACTTTACTTACTACATGGCGAGTTCAGAACAGATTCCTTCAGCAGTTGGCGTGTCTGTATTTGTGAATCCAGATAACACCATCGAAGTTGCTGGCGGTTTTCTGATTGAAATGATGCCTGGTGCGGATGATGAAGTTGCGGCCGACTTAGAGGCTAAGCTAAAAACAATTCCTTTGGTTTCGGAATCGTTACGCCAAGGAAAAACGCCGGAAATGATTTTACAGGAGATTTTTGGGACCGACTTGGAAATCCTAGACACATTGCCGGTTGCGTTTAAATGTGATTGCTCCAAAGCGCGTTTTGGTAAATCGATCGCAGCATTGAAACCAACCGAAATTCAAGCAATGATCGATGAAGATCATGGTGCAGAAGCAGTTTGTCAGTTCTGTGGGACTAAGTATCAATTTAGTGCTGCGGAGTTACAAACACTTAAAGATAACTACGAAGGATAG